In the genome of Synchiropus splendidus isolate RoL2022-P1 chromosome 2, RoL_Sspl_1.0, whole genome shotgun sequence, the window GACTACAACATTGGGTGGGTAAAACCACGCTTGTATTGATAGCCCCCTCTAGTGGTGCTTCCATTCATGACACTGGGCTTTTACCATCACACTTAGGTTTGGAAAACAACAACCACAATAGAAACAGAAACGGAAAACCATTAGCTTTCCTGATCATACATAGATTTTCGGATAGAATTCTCCGGGTCGGACATTTCCACCAATTCTCCGCTGGgaccctcctcttccttccaATAGTTCCAGCAGGAAAATGCCATGCAACATTGCCTTCCTGTATAACCTTCCCTAGGTGCTCACAAAGCTCTGAATTCAACGTTGATATTCAACCGAGACTTAACAAACTTAAAGGGACCTTGTTGTGCCCTTCACTCTAAAGTAGATTCTCATCAAAATAaccttttaaatgtttgtatctGCCGGCAGGGATAGGTTACGGTCACAAAATGACCGCTGACCTTGCTGAACTGCTCTCTTACATCGGAAGGGTGATAAGtacgataaaaaaaaacaaaaaaacaatcaccaCCAAAACCAAACCAGTtctacaataaaaacaaaatagagtCACATGCATTGTAATTGAACGTTTGAACATGTTCTGGGGATCCATGAAGCTTATAGGGTCGAGGGTCTAGATGTATTCTgcaaaatgaatcataaatattCTTCAACTTTCACTTACGTCATGGTTAATGCATGTTAAACCTGTTTTGATATGTAAGAAATAGCCAAATGGTTGTGCTGAAATTACACAGTTTAGTTCACACCAAGAGGTTATATTCACAATTCCATTGTTATGTTCAGTCCTCACACCTTTCACCTGGAATTTCAGCTTCGGTGTTGTTCACCGTGAGCTCTACTTATAAGAACAAAGTTTGCACACCTCTAATGGAgctttaaaacacacacaaactcaaatgTATTGGTAAAAGTTCTATCAGCTTTGGCTTTAGCGAGGTTAAAAATTAACTCTTTGGAATAGACTGCGCCCACAACTCCACCAAAAACTGACAGTTAAGACCCAAGGGTTTTCAAGGAAAATATTCAGTGACCACATGGACGTAATACAGAACATCCCCACTGGATTCTGGAGCGCAGATATGGGGATATCCCACACTCTGTTGGTTCAAGCATGATGAGAGCTAGTGAGGCATTAGCTATAAGACAAACATTCCACTACTTATCAGTTCAGGCCTTAAACACGGAAGTGCTCAGAGCCAGTCGGGAAGAAAGATCAGGCAAACTCTTGTTGTGATTTTATAAAGCCCTTTTGCTGCCTTCACTTCACTAGATAGATTTCTTGTCTTCTTTTCTGTGGTTCTTTAAGACAATTTTGCAATACAATTGACTTACATACATTTGAagaataaaacattgttttgaatccgggaaaaaaaaaaacgcggaACGGAATTGTGTCTCATTCATGCCATTAGATCAAAATCACTCAATAATGCGTTCAATGCCGGGAATCGCTATATTACCAGATGGatgttcaccttcacctttttcAAAACACCTGGAAAACGGACGACAGTTCAACACCCCTTAACCTCACAAACCTGTCTGAACCTGTCCTGACACTTGGTAGTTACGACTCCATCTCATGTCATTTTGGGGGTTTTGTAGCTTGACATCCAAAAACTTCTAACTAAACTAATTtgttaataacaaaaatactaCTATGACTAATAATAACGTGTAAAACGTGTCCGTTTTCCAGTCAAAATGGCagcatcccacttctgacaccacaaCCACTGTAGACCGCCTGCAAACTTCGCATCAAGATCTCGTTCTTTTTCTTGAAACTCACCGATGGTCTTGATGTCAAACCCTTGAGGAGGCATCAGGGTGCGCCTGGTCCATCCGTTCCTGAGCACCTGCAGGTGAACCTCACTCCCGCGGACCAGGAGCACACGCTCGTCGATCCAGCCCAGGAAGAAGATCTCGGACAAGGCTCTGGTCAGCGCCTTGTTCCAGAAGTGTTGCATGTTGGTCGCTTTAAAATTAGCGAACACTTCGTAGCCCGTGTTGCGCTGCTGGAAGTGAACCGAGACCACGGCTTCCCTGGATGAAGACGGCGAGGAAGAGGACGCTTCATCTTCTGGACTGAGCCTGGACAGAACCAGAGCCAGAGAGTGCGGGGTGATCCGGAGCACTTTGTCCATCCCGGCTGGACCCCTCTTTGATCCAAAAGCTTCCTCCTAAACCCGCTAAATCAAGTCATAACAACTTGAACATGCGATAACACTGAGTCTGAAAACAGTCGCACCGTTTAGGGAGCGGGATTATTCAGTTGATAGCGCGAGTGCGACGCGTCGCCCGGCGAAAACTGTCAAGCTGTGAATTTACAATCCGGTGCAGTGGCGTGTGCTGCGTTCATGGGCAGTTGGGAAAGAACAAGTTTGGCACATAACTTATAAGAAAAAAACGTAATATGATGAGAGAATGGAAATATTCCGTAGCTACCGGAACGTAACAGCCGGAACACtgtcaaaatacttttttttcccaaaaatatttttgtcatttcgAATTAAAAGATATTATTTAAAGCGACTACGTAGCGGGGAAGTCAAATACaaccaaacaatattttaacaaacaaaaacaccttaGCGAAAGATAAGAGAACACTAAAAATAATGAGTCAAAATACATACTATAGATTATAGTCGATGCCAAACCAATAGGGCACAACTTATTGATAAAACAACATGAAAGATGTAAAACACTAtatttgtaaaaatgtgtgcagaagtaaaaaaaaaaattgcaatgtTCCTTAACATTTCTTGAACAAACCCAAAAAACGAACTTGAATTTCACAAcaatgtctttttatttttcagtggaACTACAACTTCACAGTGTATGAACAATTACAACAGCAAGCAAATGTGCGAACATGTCGCTAAAAATTGGGATTTTCCAATTgtcaaacgcattttaaaacagcCCATGTGACTGACAGCAGTTGTCAGGGTGGCTGTTCATTTCTTTTAATTTCCCTGATTTAATACAAAGTCATATTTTGTGGGTGATTTATTGCCTTTTTAGAAACAGCGAGATTTTTTAATGCAAACCTTGAAACATGGCTCAAAATATTGCATATGTGCATCTTAgtaggagagagaaaaaaggagTGAAGATGTGACTGAACAGTGACAGTGACACTATAAACTGCATGTAGCCATTACAGCAACATTATTCCAGCTCAATATAAAGAACTTTAAATTAACGTCAAACAAACTTTA includes:
- the LOC128753527 gene encoding storkhead-box protein 1-like → MDKVLRITPHSLALVLSRLSPEDEASSSSPSSSREAVVSVHFQQRNTGYEVFANFKATNMQHFWNKALTRALSEIFFLGWIDERVLLVRGSEVHLQVLRNGWTRRTLMPPQGFDIKTIGVLKKVKVNIHLVI